A DNA window from Plasmodium vinckei vinckei genome assembly, chromosome: PVVCY_10 contains the following coding sequences:
- a CDS encoding vacuolar protein sorting-associated protein 3, putative has product MELFKVEDVKAQLSYEVTLACSFDDYMFVCTIDGYIYRYQIIQDKERNSNNIELKFLDSCLIKKDKKISKIVIVECDNTFILLILIDDHIYFIKNTSFHNYKLISKNIDLFTINENRRLELLLYSQKKKKLYFYKYVDNNYKQYKDMQCIDILTCFLWINNSLFLVINKNYYLQDLNNNRVLLYSHEFEQTYKYITLINIHEIFIVCDLNIGVFYDVETSMPSRKNTIILPSNIAQLISFRFFLCCLNSKGVLNFYNTNNQQHIQTIDIQNEVSLVINFASIGGRNMLGELLNLENNDEYGYGPNTNSGFSHFDDLGQDKRSPKKMLNFKEILNDTIMTNIKGNTKKYGSNMLDNKNPKYEYSEYNIDEEKMEMVKLLSMSDENNYLKNCLYIINNNFIKVIKWIELYKHLPKCIEQNKIETGFLLIENNNFENDMDKINILNEYNKACAYFYFKKLNFSLAFMLFEKVNINIFFLLSFWANYFNYSPNQSDNEKDRYSYTQDKTTDIKSLEENISKPFKQFLPIRCTIDELIEREYYTYSQNAMKNYIDPLINEDDNEFIAKQKILNIANLCLIKYILKKREFFIENKYDIKIDRSTWESITGTVKHDNQQDGESGTQSTSTDYIHIDELIDNILIMLMVNNNYKNFTQFIMKTPNLNLNINDCIQYLKENRKFIETILIHIRFHNFDVAIKMCISFLHSYKLKENNDQDDIFQNEYIECKDSDMEYEKNEDQDMWWCKMLDEKNFKNNIERSNTFHSILKEIYNVLIILNDNVHLINLEQSGIKKLFEYSFPFLLKYNEKLFYDFIINNNLILRPHEILLTFKKLQDIKLKKKINYYIQKYVMNYIKYDKKNKNVNAILLELYINDSEKPVQVRQKKILKMLRSSYPVDTNHIIQMIENKNFNLATALLYGRVHKHYESLEILCDEDLRICEKYCHYYSFMLKSFVKGLKKEKYESIFSSIYNNDKTIYQKLLNEKPKNNDQSTNDEYKKDDKTMKKKKKKKKEDKIGDAFIKGIIKEYHKYSYITMNKNSLEKVKKLNSLNKKNDENMQNKEEHIKREYDYMLHLIGNEKNSSNDDENYDITNYYDNNESCSYSSQNTETNASTNCHHFTDIESENTTDSLNIDYSDENNNINVQEQGFGKKKKKKNDREISMKGKRSQSSKSKRKTDKYKKLLGNVSKNQDIDLLEYFHVYNENNCRSCGFFFLFIKVCMDKYKNKNTCETKKEIYKNYIIYILNKYANHNDLNNIYIFKMIPENWKISKISNYINFYLRKKLNTQTNLEIYHNLIKSSYLNATYNLIKKKEEKILIQDSIICNVCNSPIEEKEFVYFSETVVLHIKCVCKYNPPQLT; this is encoded by the exons atggaactATTTAAGGTTGAAGATGTGAAAGCCCAGTTAAGTTATGAAGTAACATTAGCATGTTCGTTTGATGATTACATGTTTGTATGTACTATAGATGGatacatatatagataTCAAATAATTCAGGATAAAGAAAggaatagtaataatatagaattaAAATTTCTTGACAGttgtttaattaaaaaagataaaaagaTAAGTAAAATAGTTATAGTAGAATGTGataatacatttatattattaattttaattgatgatcatatttattttataaaaaatacaagtttccataattataaactaatttccaaaaatatagacttatttacaataaatgaaaacagACGATtggaattattattatatagtcaaaaaaaaaaaaaattatatttttataaatatgttgataataattacaAGCAATATAAAGATATGCAATGTATAGACATTTTAACTTGCTTTTTATGGATAAATAATTCCTTATTTttagtaataaataaaaattattatttacaagatttaaataataatagagTACTTTTGTATTCTCACGAATTTGAacaaacatataaatatataactttaattaatatccatgaaatatttattgtatGTGATTTAAATATTGGTGTATTTTATGATGTTGAGACATCTATGCCCTcaagaaaaaatacaattataCTACCAAGTAATATAGCACAATTAATATCTttccgtttttttttatgttgtTTAAATTCAAAGGGTGTACTAAACTtttataatacaaataatcaACAACATATACAAACAATAgatatacaaaatgaagTAAGTTTAGTAATAAACTTTGCTAGTATTGGAGGAAGGAATATGTTAGGGGAATTACTTAAccttgaaaataatgatgagTATGGTTATGGTCCTAATACTAATTCAGGATTTTCTCATTTTGATGATCTAGGACAAGATAAAAGGTcaccaaaaaaaatgcttaACTTTAAAGAAATTTTAAACGATACTATTAtgacaaatataaaaggaaatacaaaaaaatatggatcaAATATGttagataataaaaatcccaaatatgaatatagtgaatataatattgatgaagaaaaaatggaaatggTAAAACTTTTATCTATGtctgatgaaaataattatttaaaaaattgtttatatattattaataataattttattaaagtAATTAAATGGattgaattatataaacatttacCAAAATGTatagaacaaaataaaattgaaactggttttttattgattgaaaataataattttgaaaatgatatggataaaattaatattttaaatgaatataataaagcatgtgcatatttttattttaaaaaattaaatttttcacTTGCTTTTATGCTTTTtgaaaaagtaaatattaatatatttttcctcTTATCTTTTTGggcaaattattttaattattcaCCTAATCAATCTGATAATGAAAAGGATAGATATTCTTATACTCAAGACAAAACAActgatataaaaagtttagaagaaaatattagcAAGCcatttaaacaatttttaccAATAAGGTGTACTATTGATGAATTAATAGAACGAGAATATTATACCTACTCTCAAAATGccatgaaaaattatatagatCCTCTTATTAATGAAGATGATAATGAATTTATagcaaaacaaaaaatacttAATATTGCTAACCTTTgcttaataaaatatatattgaaaaagagagaattttttattgaaaataaatatgatataaaaattgatcGAAGTACTTGGGAAAGTATAACAGGTACAGTAAAACATGACAATCAACAAGATGGTGAATCTGGAACTCAATCTACATCAACAGATTACATACACATTGATGAACTTATTGATAATATTCTTATAATGTTAAtggtaaataataattataaaaattttactcaatttattatgaaaaccccaaatttaaatttaaatataaatgactGTATCCAATATTTAAAGGAAAATCGTAAATTCATTGAAACTATTTTAATACACATACgatttcataattttgatGTTGCAAttaaaatgtgtatatcatttttacaCTCTTACAAAttgaaagaaaataatgatcaggatgatatttttcaaaatgaGTATATCGAATGTAAAGATAGTGATATggaatatgaaaaaaatgaagatcAAGATATGTGGTGGTGTAAAATGTTAgacgaaaaaaattttaaaaataatatagaacGAAGTAATACTTTTCATTCGATcctaaaagaaatatataatgttctaataattttaaatgataatgttcatttaataaatctaGAACAAAgtggaataaaaaaactttttGAATATTCATTCCCATttctattaaaatataatgaaaaattattttatgattttattataaataataatttgatttTACGACCTCATGAAATATTACttacatttaaaaaattacaagacataaaattaaagaaaaaaattaattactacatacaaaaatatgtaatgaattatataaaatatgataaaaaaaataaaaatgttaatgcAATTTTGCTTGAATTGTACATTAACGATTCAGAAAAACCTGTACAAGTCaggcaaaaaaaaatattaaaaatgttacgCTCTAGCTACCCAGTTGATACAAATCACATAATTCAGATGAtcgaaaataaaaattttaatttggcTACGGCATTGTTGTATGGAAGGGTCCATAAGCATTA TGAAAGCCTGGAAATTCTTTGCGATGAAGATTTGAGAATATGTGAAAAGTATTGTCACTATTATAGCTTCATGTTGAAAAGTTTTGTAAAaggattaaaaaaagaaaaatacgAAAGTATATTTTCTAGTATTTACAACAATGATAAAACgatatatcaaaaattgCTTAATGAGAAACCCAAAAATAATGATCAATCAACAAatgatgaatataaaaaagatgataagacaatgaaaaagaagaagaaaaaaaaaaaagaagacaAAATTGGCGATGCATTTATTAAGGGTATTATTAAAGAATATCATAAATATAGTTACATAacaatgaataaaaattctttggaaaaagttaaaaaattaaatagtttaaataaaaagaatgatgaaaatatgcagaataaagaagaacatataaaaagagAATATGATTATATGCTTCATTTAATTggtaatgaaaaaaatagttcTAATGATGATGAGAATTATGATATAACTAACtattatgataataatgagTCATGTAGTTATTCTTCGCAAAATACTGAAACCAATGCATCAACCAATTGCCACCATTTCACAGATATCGAAAGTGAAAATACTACTGATAGTTTGAATATAGATTATagtgatgaaaataataatataaatgtacaAGAACAAGGgtttggaaaaaaaaaaaaaaaaaaaaatgaccGAGAAATTTCTATGAAGGGGAAAAGATCTCAAAGTTCTAAATCCAAAAGAAAAACtgataaatacaaaaaattattaggGAATGTTTCCAAAAATCAAGATATAGATTTATTGGAATATTTTCATGtttataatgaaaacaaCTGTAGATCATGCgggtttttctttttatttattaaagtaTGTatggataaatataaaaataaaaatacatgtgaaacaaaaaaagaaatatataaaaattatataatctatattttaaataaatatgcaaatcataatgatttaaataatatatatatatttaaaatgatACCTGAAAATTGgaaaatatcaaaaatatcaaattatatcaatttttatttgcgaaaaaaattaaacacACAAACTAACCTTGAAATATATCACAACCTTATAAAGAGTAGTTACTTAAATGCTACTTATAAtcttatcaaaaaaaaagaagaaaaaattcTTATACAGGATAGCAT AATTTGCAACGTTTGCAATAGTCCTATTGAAGAAAAggaatttgtttatttctCAGAAACTGTTgtattacatataaaatgtgtatGCAAATATAATCCTCCCCAATtgacataa
- a CDS encoding 60S ribosomal protein L7-3, putative — translation MAKDNKKQPKKPSKKTPAPCPLSDKKAVKKEIKKEKKNGIRMNPLIFERKRKSNIIGVGIRPKKDLSKYVKWPKHLRLQRKKKILLQRLKVPPAINQFNYTLSKGQTQDLMNFLKEYRPESRSEKKERLLQKAKDDLNKTQSKDKKPLMIKYGIKHITKLIERKNCSLVVIASDVTPIELVLFLPALCRMKDIPYCFVKSKSSLGKLVHKKTATAICVQKVRKEDQDRLDHFCKISREQFNDNTDIRRKWGGQIMSKKSMILKKMKDKARKLEEAKRKEISTKL, via the exons Atg gCAAAAGATAACAAAAAGCAACCAAAAAAACCCTCTAAAAAAACACCAGCACCATGCCCCTTAAGTGATAAAAAGGCTGTTaagaaagaaataaaaaaagaaaagaaaaatggaATTCGAATGAATCCTTTAATCTttgaaagaaaaagaaaatctAATATTATTGGTGTTGGTATACGCCCAAAGAAAgatttatcaaaatatgtCAAATGGCCAAAACACCTTAGATtacaaagaaaaaagaaaatctTATTACAAAGACTAAAAGTCCCTCCTGCAATTAACCAATTTAACTATACTCTTTCGAAGGGCCAG ACTCAAGATTTGATGAACTTCTTAAAAGAATACAGACCAGAATCTAGATCagagaaaaaagaaagattACTTCAAAAGGCTAAAGACGATTTAAACAAAACTCAATCAAAAGATAAAAAGCCTTTGATGATTAAATATggaataaaacatataactAAATTAattgaaagaaaaaattgtagTCTTGTTGTTATAGCAAGTGATGTTACTCCAATTGAattagttttatttttaccaGCTTTATGCAGAATGAAAGATATCCCTTACTGTTTTGTTAAAAGTAAATCAAGCTTAGGAAAGCttgtacataaaaaaacagCCACAGCTATATGTGTACAAAAGGTTAGAAAAGAAGACCAAGATAGATTAGATCACTTTTGCAAAATATCTAGAGAACaatttaatgataataCAGATATAAGAAGAAAATGGGGAGGACAAATAATGAGTAAAAAATCAATGAtcttgaaaaaaatgaaagataAAGCTAGAAAACTTGAAGAagcaaaaagaaaagaaatatcCACCAAATTGTAA
- a CDS encoding 60S ribosomal protein L5, putative translates to MAYVKVVKNKAYFKRYQVKYRRRREGKTDYRARKALILQDKNKYNAQKLRFIVRKTNSQIICQIASAHVEGDKILSEAKSKELVRYGIPVGLKNYAAAYATGLLCARRFLKSLKLDTQFIGVPKVTAESVAEDGDKEGEGDRKPIKAFLDVGITRTTTGNRVFAALKGACDGGLNIPHGNNRFPGSKNEFNPEQLRKNILGIHVAEYMAAMKEEDKDKYKAHFNEYLKHKIDEKNIEKMYLNAHEKIRKNPEKKAKKAGKKFIAKHQKPTKLNAKIRKERVKEKLEKYIEKLQ, encoded by the exons atggCTTATGTAAaagttgtaaaaaataaagcatattttaaaagataCCAAGTCAAATATAGAAGAAGAAGAG AGGGAAAAACTGACTACCGAGCTAGAAAGGCATTAATATTACAAGACAAAAATAAGTACAATGCTCAAAAACTCCGTTTTATTGTTCGTAAAACAAACAGCCAAATTATATGCCAAATAGCTAGTGCTCATGTTGAAGGTGATAAAATACTATCTGAAGCAAAATCAAAAGAATTAGTCAGATATGGTATCCCTGTtggattaaaaaattatgcagCTGCATATGCTACTGGTTTGTTATGTGCTAGACgatttttaaaatcattAAAATTGGATACTCAATTCATAGGAGTACCAAAAGTTACTGCTGAATCTGTAGCCGAAGATGGTGATAAAGAAGGAGAAGGTGACAGAAAACCAATCAAAGCATTTTTAGATGTAGGTATAACTAGAACAACAACAGGAAATCGTGTTTTCGCTGCATTAAAAGGAGCATGCGATGGTGGATTAAACATTCCACATGGAAATAACAGATTTCCAGgatcaaaaaatgaatttaatCCTGAAcaattaagaaaaaatatattaggtATTCATGTAGCTGAATATATGGCTGCAATGAAAGAAGAAGATAaggataaatataaagcTCATTTCAATGAgtatttaaaacataaaatcgatgaaaaaaatatcgaaAAAATGTATCTTAATGCTCACgaaaaaattagaaaaaatcCAGAGAAAAAAGCCAAAAAGGCTggtaaaaaattcatagCCAAACACCAAAAACCAACCAAATTAAATgcaaaaataagaaaagaAAGAGTTAAAGAAAAG TTGGAGAAGTACATCGAAAAATTACAATAA